The following coding sequences lie in one Benincasa hispida cultivar B227 chromosome 6, ASM972705v1, whole genome shotgun sequence genomic window:
- the LOC120080415 gene encoding threonine synthase, chloroplastic-like, producing the protein MASSLFSFNTSFSTKPDSLFHRSARRNSSSPFTVVCSSATSDSAASPVLHSSPPLGHQFASANIQDDSHRRCSVAVDVGHNFSAKYVPFGSGYDSSEWYSLDEIVYRSRSGGLLDVQHNMEALKKFDGAYWRNLFDSRVGKTTWPYGSGVWSKKEWVLPEIDSSDIVSAFEGNSNLFWAERFGKQFLGMNDLWVKHCGISHTGSFKDLGMTVLVSQVNRLRKMNRPVFGVGCASTGDTSAALSAYCAAAGIPSIVFLPADKISIAQLVQPIANGAFVLSMDTDFDGCMKLIREVTAELPIYLANSLNSLRLEGQKTAAIEILQQFDWEVPDWVIIPGGNLGNIYAFYKGFQMCKELGLVDKIPRLVCAQAANANPLYLYYKSGWKEFSPLKATTTFASAIQIGDPVSIDRAVFALKNSGGIVEEATEEELMDATAQADSTGMFICPHTGVALTALIKLRNRGVIGASDRTVVVSTAHGLKFTQSKIDYHSRAIPGMECRYANPPVEVKAEVGAVMDVLKEHLLKKTPKFES; encoded by the coding sequence ATGGCCTCCTCCCTTTTCTCTTTCAACACCTCTTTCTCTACCAAACCCGATTCTCTCTTCCACCGCTCCGCTCGCCGGAACTCTTCCTCTCCTTTCACCGTCGTCTGTTCCTCCGCCACTTCCGACTCTGCCGCCTCCCCTGTTCTCCACTCATCTCCGCCCCTCGGACACCAGTTCGCTTCTGCCAATATTCAGGACGATTCTCATCGCCGTTGTTCCGTAGCCGTTGACGTCGGCCATAATTTCTCGGCGAAGTATGTGCCGTTTGGTTCTGGCTATGATTCCTCCGAGTGGTACTCGCTCGACGAAATTGTTTATCGGAGCCGGTCCGGCGGGCTTCTCGATGTTCAGCACAACATGGAAGCGTTGAAGAAATTCGACGGAGCGTATTGGCGAAATCTGTTCGATTCGCGCGTGGGGAAGACGACCTGGCCGTACGGGTCCGGCGTTTGGAGCAAGAAAGAGTGGGTACTGCCGGAGATTGATTCCAGCGACATCGTCAGCGCCTTCGAAGGAAATTCGAATCTCTTCTGGGCGGAGCGTTTTGGGAAACAGTTTCTAGGTATGAATGATCTATGGGTCAAACATTGCGGGATTAGCCACACCGGTAGTTTCAAAGACCTTGGAATGACTGTTTTGGTCAGCCAAGTCAATCGCCTCCGGAAAATGAACCGCCCTGTCTTCGGCGTCGGCTGCGCCTCAACTGGAGACACCTCCGCCGCTCTCTCCGCCTACTGCGCTGCCGCAGGAATTCCATCCATTGTCTTCCTCCCAGCCGATAAAATTTCCATCGCGCAATTAGTTCAGCCAATTGCAAACGGCGCTTTCGTCTTAAGCATGGATACCGACTTCGACGGCTGTATGAAACTAATCCGTGAAGTCACGGCGGAGCTTCCGATTTACCTGGCGAATTCTCTCAACAGTTTGAGACTGGAAGGGCAAAAGACGGCGGCCATTGAAATCCTTCAACAGTTCGACTGGGAAGTGCCAGATTGGGTAATCATACCAGGCGGAAACCTAGGGAATATATATGCATTTTACAAAGGCTTTCAAATGTGCAAAGAATTAGGTCTCGTCGACAAGATTCCACGCCTGGTTTGTGCTCAAGCGGCAAATGCAAATCCGCTTTACTTGTATTACAAATCTGGTTGGAAAGAGTTCTCGCCATTGAAGGCGACCACGACTTTTGCTTCTGCAATACAGATTGGGGATCCAGTTTCCATTGACAGAGCTGTGTTCGCTCTGAAAAACTCCGGCGGAATTGTGGAAGAAGCGACGGAAGAGGAACTAATGGACGCCACGGCTCAGGCTGATTCGACGGGGATGTTCATTTGCCCTCACACAGGGGTTGCATTAACAGCTCTGATTAAGCTGAGAAACCGCGGCGTCATCGGAGCGAGTGACCGGACGGTGGTGGTAAGCACTGCTCATGGTCTGAAATTCACTCAATCCAAGATCGATTACCACTCGCGAGCAATCCCGGGGATGGAATGCCGATATGCAAACCCGCCGGTGGAAGTGAAAGCGGAAGTTGGGGCTGTTATGGATGTTCTTAAGGAACATCTGTTGAAGAAGACTCCTAAATTTGAGTCATAG